GCGGGGGACGGGACGTGGATGCTGGGGACGGACCGAGGTCTCACGTGATTGGCCAGGTGACACAGCACCACGCCGTCCGTCAGGGCGGGGCCCAGGTCACTGGGAAGAGACACCTTGAGACGAGCCTCAATgttctgaacacacaaaccagctgattagtttttatctaccaggtgagtccaggtgagtccaggtgGAGCTACCAACCTTCCTGAGCTGCTCCACCAGCTCAGCATCTTCTCCcaccagaggaggagcagcaggagactCCTCCCGACTCTGAGGAGGTGCAACAGCGTCACCTGGAGGACGGAGAGGGAACAGGTGATCCCAGCTCTGAttggctttgattgacaggataattattctgtattttatttattgctcttCAAACTATTATCACCTCTCCTCTTGTCCTCCCTGTGGCCCAGACGATACAGGAAACTCTCTGGTCTCATGCTGGCTGTCCGACAGGAGGCCACGCCCCCCGGACCGGGGTAAGAAGGCGACTGATTGGCTGAGGAGAAAGAGTACGTGGAGTCAGAGCTCATGGACAGGTGAGACAAAAtatgtcttcttgttggtgaaCAGCATCTTACCTGTTGGAGACAGAGCAGCTCTGTCCTCTCCCTGCTGAGACAAGAGGACAATTACACACCATGACACACCTGGATCAGACCTATCACACCTGGATCAGACCTatcacacctggacacacctggatCACACCTGGATCAGACCTGTCACACCTTCCCTGTGTCTTTCATTAACGGATATCGATCCATTGGTGGAGGACAGGTGAGAGGACGGggtcataataataatctattATTTTCCTTGTTAGTGTTTGTGtcctgatgaagaggaggagacgtgttttGGGGGACGGGGCCAAACTCTTACCATGAAGAGGGCGGAGTCATCTGTGTGGGTGGAGCGTCTGGAGGGGTAGCCagtctgaacacaaacacatcaacacaggtAGAAGGTGAGGGGTGTGGTCTAAGATGGGGGGGCAGGGCTACCGACATATCTGCTACCTGTAAGAACTCACCTCAGAATCTGGACTTGACTTCGTTGGACTCTGAGCAGATTTATGCTGAAACGACAACGAGTTTAGAGCGTTAATAAATATCTGATTACTCCAGAGTAAATGCAACCAAACACAGCTGGCTGGGTAAACTGGATTAAAGTGGTTACACTGGACTAAAGTAGTTGAACTGGATTAGACTAGTTAAATTGAATCAGGTGTGCTACACCTCAAGGccagttaaattttatttgaacataaaaCACGATAAAACAACTTCCAGCAATGGAAGTAGAGTAGTTAGACCGTCTGAACTGGATTAGACTGGATTAGACTGGTTAAACTGGATTAGAGTGGTTGAACTGGATTAGACTGGATTAGACTGGTTAAACTGGATTAGACTGGATTACACTAGTTGAACTGGATTAGACTGGATTACACTAGTTGAACTGGATCAGACTGGATTAGACTGGTTGAACTGGATCGGACTGGATTAGACTGGTTGAACTGGATTAGACTGGTTGAACTGGATTAGACTGGTTGAACTGGATTAGACTGGATTAGACTGGTTGAACTGGATTAGACTGGATCAGACTGGATTAGACTGGTTGAACTGGATTAGACTGGATTAGACTGGTTGAACTGGATTAGACTGGATCAGACTGGATCAGACTGGGTTAGACTGGGTTAGACTGGATTAGACTGGATTAGACTGGTTGAACTGGATCAGACTGGATCAGACTGGATTAGACTGGATTAGACTGGATCAGACTGGATCAGACTGGATTAGACTGGATTAGACTGGATCAGACTGGATCAGACTGGATTAAACTGGATTAGACTGGATTAGACTGGTTGGACTGGATTAGACTGGATCAGACTGGATTAGACTGGATCAGACTGGATCAGACTGGATCAGGCTGGATTAGACTGGATTAGACTGGTTGAACTGGATCAGACTGGATCAGGCTGGATTAGACTGGATTAGACTGGATTAGACTGGTTGTACCTTGGAGGAGCTGGCGACGCCGTCTCTCTGCAGAGAACGattcttctgtctctcctcATCGTACCTCAGAGCAGCGAGCTGAGcctctctcctcatcctctctactcctcctggacctcctcctctctggaggacatagagacagacagacagtggacAGAGGACAGTGTCAGTCCTGTAGCAGCTCTTTGTCTCTTGGGGGTTTTCTATCAGACCAGAGGCTGTTACCTGACTGTGGGCACTAGGGGGCGCTGTGGTGCCATCGATCACACTCCTGAGAGACAAGGAGACAGAAAGTCAGACAGGAATTAAGACGgcgaggagacgtgtttagtccatgtttatatacggtctatggaggagacgtgtttagtccatgtttatatacggtctatggaggagacgtgtttagtccatatttatatacggtctatggagacgtgtttagtccatgtttatatacagtctatggagacgtgtttagtccatatttatatacagtctatggaggagacgtgtttagtccatatttatatacggtctatgtagagacgtgtttagtccatatttatatacagtctatggagacgtgtttagtccatatttatatacagtctatggagacgtgtttagtccatgtttatatacggtctatggaggagacgtgtttagtccatatttatatacggtctatgtagagacgtgtttagtccatatttatatacagtctatggaggagacgtgtttagtccatatttatatacagtctatggagacgtgtttagtccatgtttatatacggtctatggaggagacgtgtttagtccatatttatatacggtctatggaggagacgtgtttagtccatatttatatacagtctatggaggagacgtgtttagtccatgtttatatacggtctatggaggagacgtgtttagtccatatttatatacggtctatggaggagacgtgtttagtccatatttatatacggtctatggaggagacgtgtttagtccatatttatatacggtctatggaggagacgtgtttagtccatgtttatatacggtctatggaggagacgtgtttagtccatatttatatacggtctatggaggagacgtgtttagtccatatttatatacggtctatggaggagacgtgtttagtccatatttatatacggtctatggaggagacgtgtttagtccatatttatatacagtctatggaggagactgTCATGGTTCAGATTTCTAATCGTACCTGTTGTGTCTCCTCACGTCTTCTATCCGGGACAAACCGGATTTTACAGGAGAACCctggacagacagaaaaaaggcttttaaatgaaatgttcctgtgtttaAATAAGGCTGTCGTCTCATTGGTCAGTGGGCGGGGTCTCATTGGTCAGTGGGCGGGGCTCCCACCTCTCTGGTGATGCGTCTCTCGATGTAGGCCATGAACTGAGAGCTGAGGCTGCtaccatcacctcctcctcctccacctccacctcctcctcctgctcctcctcctcgactcctcccctcctcctcctcttcctctcctccaacACAGCTGTCGATGAAGTCTATCTGCTCCAGCTCCACGCctcaagaagaagaattagAAGGAGACATGACACTTCATCCTGATCACACGACCAATTCAAGATGCTTCTCACTGTTTCTACTTCAGTAGAAACTTCAGCCTATAGATCAGTTTCTAACtcgtgtttctagaccaagtaaaactggACTGGTTGTAAATAACTGAgtctttttcctgaatgttctcgtcatgtttggttcacagagaaacagagaagcaaAGTTTTGTAATAGTCAACgaaaaatgacttttaatggaaatagttgtaaataactaaatgtgttgatcagctttagaaatgtccaggttagatttacattctaagttctagaaatggttggttcaacatgtttgtggttttctaacttgttcctcctggatctgatggttctagtctggttttagctacaacgtgttcacacagacTGTAGGACCTCCAGAGAATTAAGCTACAGCTAACAGTCGCTAACAGTCATTACCAGTTGCTACCAGTTGCTAACAGTCGCTAACAGTCGCTAACAGTCGCTACCAGTTGCTAACGGTCGCTACCAGTTGCTACCAGTCGCTAACAGTTGCTAACCTCTGCTAACCAGGGTTTGTATTAGAGGTCTTTATGCTCAGACATGCTAACCATTACTATCATCAAGTGAATTAACTGAGACATGTTAGCGTAGCGTTAACAGTCTTACATGTTCCGTTAGCCagcgctgctcctcctcctgctcctgctcctcctgctgctgctcctcctctcggCCTCTGGTCTCGGCTGAAGTCTGACAGCTCCTCTGAGGGCTGAACGTACAAACAGAATCAGATAAAGCGTCTGAGTCTTCAcacagaggtggagggagaggagagtcTGACCTCGTTCCATCTCCTGTCTCCGCTGTCCACGCTGTTAAAGCCCGAGTCCAAGGCTCCGTAGGGACGTCCCTGGTACAGCTCGTCcacactaacacagagacaggctTTTATTCTGGAGGGACAGCACTAGCCCAGCATCaacactaacacagagacaggctTTTATTCTGGAGGGACAGCACTAGCCCAgctaacactaacacacagagacaggctTTTATTCTGGAGGGACAGCACTagaagctaacattagcctaaactAGCCAGCATTAGCTTAGCACATTGTGTGAGGTCAGACCAGGAGCTGAAGGTCAGAGGTCGGCGGTCGAAGtcctggaggtcagaggtcgtctTACTGGCCTCAAGGTTCAGGAACTTAAAGATGTGGACTTTACCTTTAATACAGatctgaggagagaggaggaggagttagagcaggaggagttagaggaggaggagttagaggaggagttagaggaggagttagaggaggaggaggaggagttagaggaggaggagttagaggaggagttagaggaggaggagggggagttagaggaggaggagttagaggaggagcaggaagttagaggaggaggttagaggaggaggaggaggaggaggagttagaggaggagcaggaagttagaggaggaggttagaggaggaggaggaggaggaggagttagaggaggagcaggaggttagaggaggaggagctagaggaggaggtgtaCCTGAGCAGGAGGTGTCTGCAGGGGGTTGTGGTCCAGGATGATGgtgtggagctggaggaggaggcggtaaCAGACGGGGATGGAGGTCACTTTGTTGCAGGAGAAATCCAGACGCACCAGAGGGAGTTCAGCCAGCtctgaacacagagacacatcagaaccagaaccagaaccagaaccagaaccagaaccagaaccaggaccaggaccaggacctggaccaggaccaggaccaggaccaggacccgaaccaggaccaggaccaggaccaggacccggacctggacctggtctctgacaggaaacagaaccaggtccactctccatcaaaccaaagaacccaaagttcctccacgttgggtttttacctcttaaagtgaatctggctccaaaatgctactgattcactacaggaggcaacgttcacacaattcaacctttggacattttatttctcctggacgtcatcacattctaccactgagctcattatacgatccagaagaaccAGGCCTTAAGACCTgcacctggacctggacctggacctggacctggacctggacccggagGAGTTTTATTTCCTCAAGTCTTATTGTGCtgtcgttttatttttattaaagttgtGTGTTCGGATTCTCACCTGGAGGAAGTCGGACCAGGTGGTTCCTCCGGATGTTCAGGTCTCTCAGAGCCTCCAGCTGCCCCACCTGGGACGGCAGAGTCTGGATCTCATTACAGCTGACATCCTGTGGgggatcaatcaatcaatcaatcaatcaatcaaccaatcaattaacaaatcaatcaatcaattaaacaatcaatcaatcaaccaatcaatcaaccaatcaatcaatcaatcaaccaacgaTGCTCAGAGTTTCCTTCACACCGGCTCTTCTGGTCCATGTTTTTCATCTTAATGTTGTTTATTCTGCTCATAGTCCGACACTATTGTCTAGTTTATTGTACttcatatattattttgtatattaCGTTGTATTTTCAGCTGTTTAAAATAGTGTAACTTCATTTAAAggttagattttatttttttactactgGCTGCAGCTACTAAAATAAACCTCTTATCTCAccttttaatcttattttaactcgtcttttatgtgtaactgaccaactgtgaccaagcaacttcctttggatcattaaagttcCTCTAAAGCTaaaatcagtcaataaataaaaactaaattagtagaaaatgaaataaaacataagaacacaaagtaaaaactaGAGCTGTCAAACGTTCCAGTGTTTGTTCAGATTGTTGTGGATGAATCAGATTAAACGTTGCGCTGACAGAACCAGTAGaaatggtggagtgtgaggttcTGACCAGCTCAGTCAGATGTCTCAGCTGCCCCAGCTCCTCCGGGAGGGAAACCAGTTTGTTGTTGCAGGCGATCAGGACCTTCAGAGGGAGACTGCAGACCACGGCCGGGAGGACGGACAGCTGGTTCCGactggacacaaagacacagcatTAACCCGGGACAGTGTTTAATAGGACAGACTGGTTTACTCCGGTCAAACACGTCACGCCTCCCTGAGACCGACAACGACATCACGTCACACATCCTGGACCACGGAGGGTTAAAGTCTGGACCCGGTTCCtttcaccttttatttattcGGAGCCTTTTACAGGTTtatcctgctgctgttgtgtgagTGGTTTCATGTCTGAGCTGTAGAGTCTGAGACTTTCTGAGACTTTCTGTGTGGTGTTACCTGAGGTTCAGGTAGGTGAGGGCCTGCAGGTTGAGCATCCCGTCGGGTAGCGACCTCAGACAGTTCTGGTACAGGTTGAGACTCTCCAGAGACACGAACAGACaaacctccagaggaagctCCGACAGGCGGTTACGGCTCAGGTCTGGAGACAAGTACAAAACATTTATTACCTGAGTGAAGAGCAGCTACTCTACACACGCTAacattagcatagcatagcataggaTAGCATAGCAGCTCTGCAGCGTCCTGAAAGCACCACACAACAAATCCCGACttgttggtgtttgtttgtttggttccatttatctctgagctgagaacgacgtcacacctgagttaacaggtgaaaacaagatggccgcctctgCCAGAGCTCCGCCCTCGTCCCAGGATGAGTCAGTGTGTCCAATATTTACATTGGTTTGAGCGCAAAGTCAAATTAAAATCATAATATTAACCATTATCAGTATCATGTGAAGCTAAGTTTAGGATATTTAgttgtaaataaacagagaactggaaccaactcatgagtttttacCAGAATTACgagaccacacgaggcagaaatctataaaaatattcagaagTTTTAATAGCAGATAAAATCCACCATTAGTCccagtttgtctctgttctggttttaccaggatgttgtttttagccgttagctcgtagttcccatataatcagaagagctaataaacagaatattaaagGGTCttggggcggccatcttggaaactacTCTTTCTACGGCTTCAGAGGCGTCATGGTTGGAATGAAACGCACCATGAGGGGCAGCCGCTAAGGATCATGGGTACTGTAGTTTACTGAGCGGCTGAGAAACTATTTTTAACAATAACTGTGTTCAGGTCTGATTAACTTCTTCAGTTAGAGCAGCAGAGAAATAAACCTGCTGGAGAAATATTCGTGGACCCTAAACCTAGAAACTAGACTGGATCAGACCAGAACGGTTCCTCTTTGGTTCAGGACTGGACTCAGGAACAGGACCACCATCATATCCCACTGGAACCAGCAAAGACCCCATCACTGATTTAGTTTAAACTAATCTGAAAGGACACGTACAAACATCTTAAAAGATAAGGTGCATCTTCAGGAGGATACGGGGACAACTAAAGGACCACTGACCCCCCatagtctggtttagtctggtttagtctggtttagcctggtttagtctggtttagtctggtttagtctggtttagtctggtttagcctggtttagtctggtttagtctggtttagtctggtctAGCCTGGTTttgtctggtttagtctggtttagtctggtttagcctggtttagtctggtttagtctggtttagcCTGGTTTAgcctggtttagtctggtttagtctggtttagtctggacACCACATGCACATGATGAACTGGAACCAGACAAACAGCTGGTTGGTCTGTTTGGTCTTTCAGGCCCGGATGGAAACACATCCAGTCACTTTTCCTCTTGTAcggaaaacacaaaactttaATTTGCATAAAAAGACGCTCAAAACAAAGTCGCCCTGATTTGGCTGTTTCCCGCCTGGTGTCCAGTCTGAGGACAAGACAGGGACTTAGGGTTAGGTCTGAaccacaaactggactggtggACTAACATGAGCCTAATTTATTGTACTGTGTTTACTCTGGTCTGAGTCATTGCTACTGGGACCTGGTCAGTCTGGTTCAGTCTGGAACGACTCCACCAAACACTAGGAGGCGCTGTGTCGTTTTTACCAGTTGGGcaaatttttgtttccacttcctgttttacttttaacaatagagactgaaactttcaccagTTACTCTGAACCAGTCTCTGCTGATCCACAACTATCAGGACACGGAGGAGACGCACGGCTACAAagacgaccaatcacagctctggttccatttaaacactaacgaggaccaatcacagctctggttccatttaaacactaatgaggaccaatcacagctctggttccatttaaacactaacgaggaccaatcacagctctggttccattaaacactaacgaggaccaatcacagccctggttccattaaacactaacgaggaccaatcacagctctggttccatttaaacactaacgaggaccaatcacagctctggttacatttaaacactaacgaggaccaatcacagctctggttacattaaacactaacgaggaccaatcacagctctggttccatttaaacactaacgaggaccaatcacagctctggttacattaaacactaacgaggaccaatcacagctctggttccattaaacactaacgaggaccaatcacagctctggttcagTTCTGTCAGTTAACGCAGGAACCTAAACTATAAACAGACTCCATAGTTTATAATCAGTCAGAGTCGTCTCTGAGTTATTTCGTATCATTCTGAAGCAGAACGTGTCCAGACCATCGTGTCCAGACCATCGTGTCCAGCGTCCTCTGCTGCCCTGTCAGTCTCAGTCGGGGATTAAAGCTCTGGTCCATCATGAACCATGTTGCTGCTGGTTGAAGAAACTACAGGGATGTGACGATCGCCGGGTTCATGATAAACCGTGAGTATTAACGTCAGACTGTCTGATCATTATCATTAAACTGTGTCTGATTACAACACAGAACATTCCCAGTGATACAGACACAgatcaaacagcagcacaaggtgATGATGGAGGCAACACGTCTACTGTGATGAACCTTCTCATCAAGTGTTAATTAATGTTGCTCCTGTAAAAATACGCCACATGTAGCAGCTCAGCaccatgtgtttctgttgtggaAAACGCTGCCACTTCATTATGAACGCTGCTCTGTTTCCCTGCAGCTGCTTCcagtataaatatatgaatattacAACGTGTTTCAATgggaataataaaataaactagaaacaaacaggaagtcagacacAGACCCGGTAAATTTACTCGTTAATGTGTCTCAGTCACATTAATAAGAACAACTTTGCTCTTCCATAAGTTACAGAGTCGGCGTAAAGCAGCTAAACCCAGCGATGCTGCGgctccttcatcatcttcatcaccttcatcatcaccttcatcatcaccttcatcaccatcatcaccatcatcaccatcatcaccttcatcatcttcatcaccatcatcaccatcttcaccatcttcatcaccatcatcttcatcatcaccttcatcttcatcaccatcatcaccttcatcttcatcatcatcatcatcaccatcaccatcatcaccttcatcatcatcatcatcatcaccatcatcaccatcatcatcatcatcaccatcatcatcatcatcatcatcatcatcatcatcatcatcatcatcaccatcatcatcatcatcaccatcatcatcatcatcatcaccatcatcatcatcaccatcatcatcatcatcatcaccatcatcatcatcatcaccatcatcatcattcactgGGTTTGGTTTTAGtgctttttgaacattttgagcacATGTCAACAAAACTGTGATAATAATCGTGATGTGAAATATTGTTAAATCTCTGCTCCCAGACAGAATAGTTTTATTATAATTGTTATTGTGCTTCTCTGcaggactgagaggttcaggagCTTCTTTGTTTCATGTTCCCTTTTAAAACGCCCGGTTACCTTTAGTCTGGAACCAGAACTACTCTCACACCTTCGCTCAgatgtgtttcatgtttcctGCTCTTTTATTTCCCACTCAGacatatttcctttcttttatttcttttgctgtCACTGTTTTTGCAAAGACGTGGACattaatacatatattatataaaccCAGACTTCCATCTGCACCGCTGCTCTTTGTGTACAAGCTGCTATTAttcattatattattgttattatatgttattattctacTCCATGTGATGAACCTACTTCCATCCATCTAatatgatttatatatttatatttattttacctggTGTGTTCTAGCTGAAGTTACCACAGGTTGTTCTGGTTCCTCTTTCTGCCTCtaactttattattttggtCTCTAAAGTCTGGAAACGCCTCCTGGTCTTTCTACTCTCTGTCCTGATGTGTTGGATCTTCCTCTGTCGCTTTAGTCCTTAATAACCTGCCTatgaggagcagaggagacaTTATTGGAAGtattttgttggtgttgttgtttgtcataATTTCGGCCCTGCCGCTTCCATCCTCAGCCTCCAAGTTTCCTCTAAACTTCACCCGCTGTTAAATCCATTAAAACTCTCTCTAAGTCCATTAACCCGGCCCCTGAGGTCCGGCTGCTCTGGCGGGAGTCAGAGTGTCCGGTACCGGGGCCGTGAGCCCACTCACCGGCCCTGGTGGTGTCCGTCAGGTCGTGGTTGGAGGCGCTGCGGGGAAACTCCTTCAGCTTCCGGCCGCTGAGGTTCAGGGAGCCGGTGGCCGAGGCTTCGTCCAGGGCCCGGTCCAGGGACCGGTTCCAGGGCGCCGGGCCCGCCGGTCCCCCCGGCCCCAGCCCGTTCGTGTTCCCTGGTAAAACATTCCCGGTGCTGCTTCCGACCACCGTGAAGTTGAGTCCGGTGTTATCCGCAGTCCCCAGCAACACCGAGGCCGCCATTACACGCTCCGGCTGTTAGCTCTCTATGCTAACGGCTAGCTAGCCGCCACCCTAAACCCAGACCAGGTCCGAGCATGCGCACTAAGGACACCAGTGGACAACACAGAGCACACagatcataataataataataataataataataataataataataataataaaggacaTTTATAAAAGACTAACaaaattattgcacatgtatttatttgtatcaaTGAATATACATTTTCAGTGCCCTGTATCTCCTgccaacaataataataataataataataataataataataataataataataatgtacaaaaaataaaaccactccAAACTATAGAGAGAATATATAGAGAAACTCTCTCTGTATGTTCAATGTGGTTCagaaataataagataaaaacttttcagaaaacagagaaaattaactcgttatcaccATAGATATATGTGAACTATgaccgcttagggcttccgtagcTTAGGTTTCCGTaacaggagaaagaagaagaagatcaacTTCATCTCCCAGGATTCCCCGTCGTGTCGCAGATTAGCGCATGCGCGTCGCGGCGTGCTCCAGGGCCGGCTAACATGGCGACGTACGTGGAGATTCTGAAGAGCGAGTTCCCGGAGATCGACTCGGAGCTTTTCGACTACATCACAGGTAAGAGGCCGAAAACAGTCGCTCTCCGCCGGGGCGGAGGAGCCGGGTCCCCCCGCCCCTGGAGCCGGACTCCCCGGCCTCTGGCCCGGGTCTCAGCCGGGCTGCCTCGGGACAGGGACACCGGTTAGCACGGCACGGCCCGGACACGCTGGGTTAGCTGGACTTAAACCGGATCCGACATCAAAGGAGGGTTCAGGACAGAAACACTAGAGGACATGTCTTCATAGGAGAGATATCATAAGAGTGACGGATGAGACGGAAACAGCTGATCATCAGCTGGTGTCCAAACCATGTCCGGGGACAGAGTCAAACTTCTGCTGCGTCTTTAAATGACGTCTAGCCAGATGCTTTGGACAAGTGaggacatgtgtgtgtcttccagGTGTGTTGGACAGCGGCGGCCCAGACTTCGAGGACGGTGAGGAGGTGTTTGACGCCATTGGTGGTGTCCTACAGGAGGTGTCagtggacagaaagaatgaggACGACATCAGAGACATCTGCTTCCAGATGTTCAACACTCTCAAACTGTGAGTGTCCCTCAGGGACATCAGCCCATGTCTCTGTCCCCTGTGTCCTACAGTTTCATCACTTATGTCCTCGTCTTCTCCAGGAACCACCGTGGACCTCAGAAACAGATGTTGTTGGACGCTCCTGTCCAACTGTCTCAGATCTCCGTGGAGACAGGTAGAGACGACATCCTCTCAGTGTCTCATCTGTCCTCATGTCTCTGAGTGGAGGACATTTATtgatctgtttgtctctgtctctttagtCTCTGCTGTCAAAGATGTCCAAGGAATCTGGATGAAGCGTCCTCAGAACACAGtacgtcctcgtcctcgtcctcctacACAGCCTCTAGTTATTTACTAGCGAGGACACTAACaagcctctgtctctctgtctctgtctctctctgtctgtctctttgtcactgtctctgtctctatctgtccctctctccgtctctctctctgtctctgtctgtctctg
This sequence is a window from Mugil cephalus isolate CIBA_MC_2020 chromosome 9, CIBA_Mcephalus_1.1, whole genome shotgun sequence. Protein-coding genes within it:
- the lrch3 gene encoding DISP complex protein LRCH3 isoform X1, translating into MAASVLLGTADNTGLNFTVVGSSTGNVLPGNTNGLGPGGPAGPAPWNRSLDRALDEASATGSLNLSGRKLKEFPRSASNHDLTDTTRADLSRNRLSELPLEVCLFVSLESLNLYQNCLRSLPDGMLNLQALTYLNLSRNQLSVLPAVVCSLPLKVLIACNNKLVSLPEELGQLRHLTELDVSCNEIQTLPSQVGQLEALRDLNIRRNHLVRLPPELAELPLVRLDFSCNKVTSIPVCYRLLLQLHTIILDHNPLQTPPAQICIKGKVHIFKFLNLEASKTTSDLQDFDRRPLTFSSCVDELYQGRPYGALDSGFNSVDSGDRRWNEPSEELSDFSRDQRPRGGAAAGGAGAGGGAALANGTCVELEQIDFIDSCVGGEEEEEEGRSRGGGAGGGGGGGGGGGDGSSLSSQFMAYIERRITREGSPVKSGLSRIEDVRRHNRSVIDGTTAPPSAHSQRGGGPGGVERMRREAQLAALRYDEERQKNRSLQRDGVASSSKHKSAQSPTKSSPDSETGYPSRRSTHTDDSALFMQGEDRAALSPTANQSPSYPGPGGVASCRTASMRPESFLYRLGHREDKRRGDAVAPPQSREESPAAPPLVGEDAELVEQLRKNIEARLKVSLPSDLGPALTDGVVLCHLANHVRPRSVPSIHVPSPAVPKLTMAKCRRNVENFLEACRRIGVPQDRLCSVGDVLEGTGGGVYGTVAMLLSMAPPTLGHAPPDVQLAGFALFYLSVMSVLCAIYVHLAPH
- the lrch3 gene encoding DISP complex protein LRCH3 isoform X2, whose translation is MAASVLLGTADNTGLNFTVVGSSTGNVLPGNTNGLGPGGPAGPAPWNRSLDRALDEASATGSLNLSGRKLKEFPRSASNHDLTDTTRADLSRNRLSELPLEVCLFVSLESLNLYQNCLRSLPDGMLNLQALTYLNLSRNQLSVLPAVVCSLPLKVLIACNNKLVSLPEELGQLRHLTELDVSCNEIQTLPSQVGQLEALRDLNIRRNHLVRLPPELAELPLVRLDFSCNKVTSIPVCYRLLLQLHTIILDHNPLQTPPAQICIKGKVHIFKFLNLEASKTTSDLQDFDRRPLTFSSCVDELYQGRPYGALDSGFNSVDSGDRRWNEPSEELSDFSRDQRPRGGAAAGGAGAGGGAALANGTCVELEQIDFIDSCVGGEEEEEEGRSRGGGAGGGGGGGGGGGDGSSLSSQFMAYIERRITREGSPVKSGLSRIEDVRRHNRSVIDGTTAPPSAHSQRGGGPGGVERMRREAQLAALRYDEERQKNRSLQRDGVASSSKHKSAQSPTKSSPDSETGYPSRRSTHTDDSALFMGEDRAALSPTANQSPSYPGPGGVASCRTASMRPESFLYRLGHREDKRRGDAVAPPQSREESPAAPPLVGEDAELVEQLRKNIEARLKVSLPSDLGPALTDGVVLCHLANHVRPRSVPSIHVPSPAVPKLTMAKCRRNVENFLEACRRIGVPQDRLCSVGDVLEGTGGGVYGTVAMLLSMAPPTLGHAPPDVQLAGFALFYLSVMSVLCAIYVHLAPH